From a region of the Drosophila virilis strain 15010-1051.87 chromosome 3, Dvir_AGI_RSII-ME, whole genome shotgun sequence genome:
- the LOC6622542 gene encoding probable basic-leucine zipper transcription factor Q isoform X1, whose translation MKLSKLSNQTNSQDPQAVNSRIFVGNLNTFQCSKTDVERMFQIYGRLAGISMHKGYAFVQFTNPFDARNACHGEDGKTVLSQTLDVNMVAEPKAHQIGRKRQNVSKTGNDWDYFYDSYCSSALLRGGVGGGANGVRAKKRKRLMTSNNSLVAAVQQQQQQQQQQQQQQQQHGQHHHSAAAVAAAAAAAVHHQQQAQAVQQQQQQHQQHQQHHHHHQQQVAAVAMAAMANLLPQQQLLLHQQNLLSNAAAVASTAATTAAPGALHWSQYKQEQQQQQQQQQQQQQHQQQQFVAAATGFQLKSVIAGQSTTSPQNAKSAIIANQTALVETYGAFSQQPSHHQQHQQQQQQQQQQQQQQQQLGCLLQPLTLALSPQQPQPLQLHSQMMQQQQHQQQHQQQQQQQQQQQQLQLHQQQQHQHQQQQHAQEQLSLHQHWGPFKVYSNPDTLICGNCRECFNELSELLDHKKSYCKLRFTCKCQDVAFAAKTPPTSAKLLCAVCKDAFANPWDLMVHAQAAHMVNIYELGDEVVANGNGNDNGNGNGNPSPNNNNNNANDPTAIAANGHGMATTVAVAVADDEATTITKHMPTSATLNKEPNNNNKISNNNNNNNNNTIINGHMSPTAHGNNIAAVAVAANGIDVAAAVEADADVDAAATAVVHDGQASSDTETSHCMDIKFGLCTSPKEDPQRDDLSLDGRLSSSSQTHHSDDINMNIKLINGSVSSRGSSPGLESDEPPATRACIVRTLSIEAAGATTTPTANALSLMSNGLSLALAPQ comes from the exons ATGAAGCTGTCAAAACTGTCCAACCAGACGAACTCACAGGATCCGCAGGCGGTCAACTCGCGCATCTTTGTTGGCAATCTGAATACATTTCAATGCTCCAAAACGGATGTGGAGCGCATGTTTCAGATCTACGGCCGACTGGCAG GCATCTCCATGCACAAGGGCTATGCCTTTGTGCAGTTCACCAATCCCTTCGATGCCCGCAACGCCTGTCACGGCGAGGATGGCAAGACGGTGCTCAGCCAGACCTTGG ATGTCAACATGGTGGCCGAGCCGAAGGCGCATCAAATTGGCAGAAAACGCCAGAATGTCAGCAAAACGGGCAACGATTG GGACTACTTCTATGACAGCTACTGCTCCTCGGCGCTGCTGCGCGGCGGAGTCGGCGGCGGTGCCAATGGAGTGCGTGCCAAGAAACGCAAGCGTCTGAtgaccagcaacaacagccttGTTGCTGcggtgcaacagcagcaacagcaacaacagcagcaacagcagcagcagcaacaacatggcCAGCATCATCACAGCGCCGCTGCAGtggccgctgcagcagctgcagcggtgcatcatcagcagcaggcgcaggcggtgcagcagcagcaacagcagcatcagcagcaccagcagcaccatcatcatcatcagcagcaggtGGCAGCTGTTGCCATGGCGGCCATGGCCAATTtgttgccacagcagcagctgttgctgcatcaGCAGAATCTGCTGTCGAATGCGGCAGCCGTGGCCAGcacggcggcaacaacagcggcgCCCGGCGCTCTACACTGGTCGCAATATaaacaggaacagcagcaacagcaacaacagcagcagcagcaacaacaacatcagcagcagcaatttgtGGCCGCTGCCACAGGTTTCCAGTTGAAGAGCGTCATCGCCGGGCAGTCAACGACTTCGCCACAGAATGCAAAGTCAGCAATAATTGCTAATCAAACAGCGCTCGTGGAAACGTACGGTGCCTTTTCCCAGCAGCCGTCGCATCaccaacagcatcaacaacaacagcaacaacagcagcagcagcaacaacaacaacagcaattggGCTGCCTGCTGCAGCCGTTGACTTTGGCATTGTCCCCACAGCAACCGCAGCCGCTACAATTGCATAGCCAAAtgatgcagcaacaacagcatcaacagcagcaccagcaacaacaacaacagcagcagcagcaacaacagctacagctacaccagcagcagcagcatcagcatcaacagcagcaacatgcacAGGAGCAATTAAGTTTGCATCAACACTGGGGACCATTCAAAGTCTACA GCAATCCGGACACATTAATCTGCGGCAACTGTCGGGAATGCTTCAACGAGCTGTCTGAGTTATTGGACCACAAGAAAAGTTACTGCAAGCTGAGGTTCACATGCAAGTGCCAGGATGTGGCCTTTGCAGCAA aaacgCCGCCAACGAGCGCCAAATTGCTTTGCGCCGTTTGCAAGGATGCATTCGCCAATCCCTGGGATTTGATGGTGCACGCACAGGCCGCACACATGGTTAACATTTACGAGCTGGGCGATGAGGTCGTCGCcaacggcaatggcaacgacaacggcaacggcaacggcaatcccagccccaacaacaacaataacaatgccaACGATCCGACTGCAATTGCAGCCAATGGACATGGAATGGCCACGAccgtggctgttgctgttgctgatgatgaGGCAACAACCATAACAAAGCACATGCCAACGTCAGCAACACTTAACAAGGAgccaaataacaataacaaaattagcaacaataacaacaacaacaacaacaacaccatcATCAATGGCCACATGTCACCCACAGCCCACGGCAACAACATTgccgccgttgctgttgcagcaaatggcattgatgttgctgctgccgtcgaagctgacgccgacgtcgacgcaGCTGCCACTGCGGTCGTCCACGATGGCCAGGCCAGCAGCGATACGGAGACATCGCACTGCATGGACATCAAGTTTGGGCTCTGCACCAGCCCCAAGGAG GATCCGCAGCGTGACGATCTGTCGCTGGATGGGCGCCTGTCGAGCAGCTCACAGACCCATCACTCGGATGACatcaatatgaatataaagCTTATTAACGGTTCGGTGTCCTCGCGCGGCAGCTCGCCCGGCTTGGAGTCGGATGAGCCGCCGGCAACGCGCGCCTGCATTGTGCGTACCCTGAGCATT GAGGCTGCTGGTGCTACGACCACGCCCACTGCGAATGCCTTGAGCCTGATGTCGAATGGCCTCAGCTTAGCACTGGCACCGCAATAG
- the LOC26531208 gene encoding transcription factor SPT20 homolog, producing the protein MCQSHRLGANIYHFAVLIATILQVVHPEELHPPFQAQSQSQPTQAFPFAVQQLHRLPPAYLKGLLTLKGRLLANNVQLRPAYNPNSLNNPNNLNSLQWRSQQSNVEQNNLQLKPPLGPNSPQLGSQLSNVQHSFREAISDLNLGLDMQREEAAKERAEAKDRLHEQLNQLEADLQKQDNQLHQRELLLAAHVSSEQPQQQEQMHEQLPYEQLEVQSPSSQPLQSQIQPQSMGLQPTVQSQAQQELSVRDSPQTDGGSSNDAKMQLLQQLADVFGQEQQQQEQQQQEQLRQQQHQQQQPQQRQLPQQQLPQTQQQRVRLNATPTDPKEEDDDDDNDNDEEDTTDADEEEECDSTLPATTATTRKPTTKPPEHEEPVTMSVGVDTTKAQTKSELKLTLVPKPESKPTAQPTSSTAAIKIQTQTPRTTTAMTQPSSTITTRKTNSKKLNCCTKPQSKVVKALKLLSLKKEQRQPQQRVHRRAKSGIKPDLRIEAIATLLQYRNSHSELAHTEHKESVRVKEPQVQQTRPGKKKRKQMKRRKMMSRQQRGIVSRKQLLQAETKIWPIKIST; encoded by the coding sequence ATGTGTCAAAGTCACAGGCTAGGCGCTAATATATATCATTTCGCCGTTCTGATCGCAACTATCCTGCAAGTCGTCCACCCCGAAGAGCTACATCCGCCATTTCAGGCACAGTCTCAATCGCAGCCAACGCAAGCTTTTCCATTTGCAGTACAACAACTGCACCGATTGCCGCCCGCTTATCTAAAAGGACTGCTCACCCTCAAGGGCAGGCTGCTGGCCAACAACGTCCAGTTAAGGCCCGCCTACAATCCCAACAGCCTCAATAATCCCAACAACCTGAACAGCCTTCAGTGGCGTTCACAGCAGTCGAACGTGGAGCAGAACAACCTGCAGCTGAAGCCTCCTCTTGGCCCGAACAGCCCACAGTTGGGCTCGCAGCTGTCGAACGTGCAACATAGTTTTCGTGAGGCGATCTCTGATCTTAATTTGGGGCTCGACATGCAGCGGGAGGAGGCGGCCAAGGAGCGTGCCGAGGCCAAGGATCGACTGCACGAGCAGCTGAACCAGCTGGAAGCGGATCTGCAAAAACAAGataatcagctgcaccagcgggAGCTGCTACTGGCTGCGCATGTGTCCTCAGAACAGCctcagcagcaggagcaaatGCATGAGCAATTGCCATACGAGCAGCTCGAGGTGCAGTCGCCGAGCAGCCAGCCCCTGCAGTCGCAAATTCAGCCACAGTCCATGGGACTGCAGCCGACAGTGCAGTCGCAGGCGCAACAAGAGCTGTCCGTGCGGGATTCGCCTCAAACGGACGGCGGATCAAGTAACGATGCCaagatgcagctgctgcagcagctagCTGACGTTTTTgggcaggagcagcagcaacaagagcagcagcaacaagagcagcttaggcaacagcagcatcagcagcagcagccgcagcagcggcaactgccgcagcagcaactgccacaaacgcaacaacaacgagtGCGCTTAAACGCGACGCCGACTGATCCAAAAGAggaggacgacgacgacgacaacgacaacgacgaggAAGACACAACGGATGCGGATGAGGAGGAAGAATGTGACAGCACATTGCCGGCCACCACGGCGACCACAAGAAAGCCCACCACAAAGCCGCCCGAGCATGAGGAGCCCGTGACAATGAGTGTGGGAGTTGATACAACTAAGGCTCAAACAAAGTCCGAACTGAAGCTCACGCTCGTGCCAAAGCCCGAATCGAAGCCCACAGCCCAGCCAACAAGTAGCACAGCTGCAATAAAGATCCAAACGCAGACACCGCGAACGACCACCGCCATGACGCAGCCTAGTTCCACAATAACCACCAGGAAGACCAATAGCAAGAAGCTCAACTGCTGCACCAAGCCTCAATCCAAAGTTGTCAAAGCGTTAAAGCTGCTAAGTCTCAAGAaggagcagcggcagccacagcagcggGTCCATCGACGTGCCAAGAGCGGCATCAAGCCCGATCTGCGGATCGAAGCAATTGCCACATTGCTGCAGTATCGCAATAGCCACAGCGAACTAGCTCATACCGAGCATAAGGAATCGGTTCGGGTGAAGGAGCCACAAGTCCAACAGACACGCCCAgggaagaaaaaaagaaaacaaatgaaaaggcGTAAGATGATGTCACGCCAACAACGCGGCATCGTCAGTAGAAAGCAACTGCTGCAGGCTGAGACCAAAATATGGCCCATTAAGATATCCACCTGA